The following are encoded together in the Bombus fervidus isolate BK054 chromosome 10, iyBomFerv1, whole genome shotgun sequence genome:
- the Drm gene encoding odd-skipped family member drumstick isoform X2, translated as MFAIMPMETEGHGREFGRRQKMRAKCTVEFVCKYCQRRFTKPYNLMIHERSHKDDVTFTCEVCGKSFKRQDNLKQHRSIHSVPYKGSNGYSNGYSNGYSRY; from the exons ATGTTCGCGATAATGCCGATGGAGACAGAGGGGCACGGCAGGGAGTTCGGCCGCCGGCAGAAGATGCGCGCCAAGTGCACGGTAGAGTTCGTCTGCAAGTACTGCCAGCGGCGCTTCACGAAGCCCTACAACCTCATGATCCACGAGCGCAGCCATAAGGACGACGTGACCTTCACCTGTGAGGTCTGCGGAAAGTCCTTCAAGCGACAGGATAACCTCAAGCAACACAG GAGCATACACTCTGTTCCCTACAAGGGCTCCAACGGCTACTCAAATGGCTATTCGAATGGCTACTCTAGGTACTAG
- the Drm gene encoding odd-skipped family member drumstick isoform X1 gives MFAIMPMETEGHGREFGRRQKMRAKCTVEFVCKYCQRRFTKPYNLMIHERSHKDDVTFTCEVCGKSFKRQDNLKQHRCGWR, from the exons ATGTTCGCGATAATGCCGATGGAGACAGAGGGGCACGGCAGGGAGTTCGGCCGCCGGCAGAAGATGCGCGCCAAGTGCACGGTAGAGTTCGTCTGCAAGTACTGCCAGCGGCGCTTCACGAAGCCCTACAACCTCATGATCCACGAGCGCAGCCATAAGGACGACGTGACCTTCACCTGTGAGGTCTGCGGAAAGTCCTTCAAGCGACAGGATAACCTCAAGCAACACAG ATGTGGGTGGCGGTGA